Proteins encoded in a region of the Mucilaginibacter sabulilitoris genome:
- a CDS encoding DUF427 domain-containing protein — MKAIWNNKIIAQSDNTVALEGNQYFPPESIVKEYFSTTDSHTTCPLKGVASYYDINVDGNENMAAAWYYPNPKSGYQQIGNYVAFWKGVKVEKD, encoded by the coding sequence ATGAAAGCAATTTGGAACAATAAGATCATCGCTCAGAGCGATAATACTGTAGCGTTAGAAGGCAATCAATATTTCCCCCCGGAAAGTATTGTAAAGGAGTACTTCTCAACCACAGATTCGCATACAACCTGTCCTTTGAAGGGCGTTGCAAGCTATTATGACATCAATGTGGACGGGAATGAAAATATGGCAGCGGCGTGGTATTATCCCAATCCCAAAAGCGGTTACCAACAAATTGGTAATTATGTTGCTTTCTGGAAAGGTGTTAAAGTAGAAAAGGACTGA
- the msrA gene encoding peptide-methionine (S)-S-oxide reductase MsrA, with protein MESKAIFASGCFWGTQYYLKKARGVISTIVGYTGGNKDDPTYQEVSTGRTGHAEAVEVTFDPSIISYEELGMLFFETHDQGQKDGQGPDIGNQYRSAIFYLDENQKEIAEKLVSALKNMSYPVATEITMATKFWKAEDYHQNYYDKKHAVPYCHLYMKKFFVPNRTI; from the coding sequence ATGGAAAGCAAAGCAATATTCGCGTCAGGCTGCTTTTGGGGAACCCAATACTACCTTAAGAAGGCGCGAGGGGTTATTTCAACCATTGTCGGTTATACTGGTGGAAACAAAGATGATCCCACCTACCAGGAAGTGTCTACAGGACGGACCGGTCATGCCGAGGCAGTCGAAGTAACTTTTGACCCGTCAATTATATCTTACGAAGAACTGGGAATGCTTTTTTTTGAGACTCATGACCAGGGCCAAAAAGACGGACAGGGTCCGGATATCGGAAATCAATATAGGTCAGCGATTTTTTATCTGGATGAGAACCAGAAAGAGATCGCGGAAAAATTAGTATCCGCATTAAAAAATATGAGTTATCCCGTTGCTACAGAGATAACAATGGCTACTAAATTCTGGAAAGCCGAAGACTATCATCAGAACTACTATGATAAAAAACATGCCGTGCCTTATTGCCATCTCTACATGAAAAAGTTTTTTGTTCCCAATAGAACGATATGA
- a CDS encoding uracil-DNA glycosylase family protein: MEQLLAEIRSCKVCANCLPYPPKPIVQAGKSARIVIIGQAPGLKVQNSGVPWDDQSGDELRRWLGVTKEQFYDENLFALIPMGFCYPGKGTSGDLPPRFECAPLWHQRLLSSMDENKLIILIGKYSQDYYLKNTDKQSLTETVRTYHTYLPTYLPLVHPSPRNRIWQKKNPWFENEVVTFLQQLVKQIT, translated from the coding sequence ATGGAACAACTACTGGCAGAAATACGGTCGTGTAAAGTGTGCGCAAATTGTTTACCTTATCCACCCAAACCAATTGTACAGGCAGGTAAGAGCGCACGGATTGTCATCATTGGGCAGGCACCGGGGTTAAAAGTACAAAATAGTGGCGTTCCCTGGGATGATCAAAGTGGCGATGAACTTAGAAGATGGCTTGGTGTTACCAAGGAGCAGTTCTACGATGAGAACTTATTTGCATTAATTCCGATGGGCTTCTGCTATCCCGGAAAGGGTACTTCCGGTGATTTACCGCCGAGGTTTGAATGTGCTCCATTGTGGCATCAACGATTATTGAGCAGCATGGACGAAAATAAATTGATTATTCTTATCGGAAAATACTCACAAGATTATTATTTGAAAAATACAGATAAGCAATCATTAACCGAGACGGTCAGGACGTACCACACCTATCTTCCAACTTATTTACCGCTCGTACATCCTTCTCCTCGCAATAGGATTTGGCAAAAGAAAAATCCCTGGTTTGAAAATGAAGTCGTAACGTTTTTACAGCAATTAGTAAAACAAATCACATGA
- a CDS encoding Crp/Fnr family transcriptional regulator, giving the protein MKSDIFMISIFKKYLQDRLCVTDDAWEFIAPLLKTRSFHKSDMILTAGENWQVHAFILEGCVSTFKVNETDHKEIISFDCETAWIGDGEALASGLPSRFNIEAIEDTHLLLIENTDFDLIRNNVKAFHNYVDSVRYGKFINSNKKIHAAFARTAIGRYRNFLNQYPKLVLRLPENLIASYLSINTETLNSVRREFSKGKRKPLL; this is encoded by the coding sequence ATGAAATCGGACATTTTTATGATTAGTATTTTTAAGAAGTATCTACAGGATCGTCTTTGTGTAACTGATGATGCGTGGGAGTTTATTGCGCCACTTCTCAAAACCCGCTCATTTCATAAAAGCGACATGATATTAACGGCAGGTGAGAATTGGCAAGTTCATGCATTCATTTTAGAAGGCTGCGTTAGCACTTTTAAAGTAAACGAAACCGATCATAAAGAAATCATTTCCTTTGATTGTGAAACGGCATGGATCGGCGACGGCGAGGCCCTGGCTTCGGGATTGCCCTCCCGCTTCAATATAGAAGCAATTGAAGATACACATCTCCTTTTAATCGAAAATACCGATTTTGATTTGATCCGAAACAACGTGAAAGCTTTTCATAACTATGTCGATTCGGTCCGATATGGCAAGTTTATCAACTCGAACAAAAAGATCCATGCGGCTTTTGCCCGTACGGCTATCGGACGATACAGAAATTTCCTGAATCAATATCCAAAACTGGTGTTACGCTTACCGGAGAATTTAATCGCATCTTATTTAAGTATTAATACAGAAACACTGAATTCTGTACGGCGCGAATTTTCGAAAGGAAAAAGAAAACCCTTATTATAA
- the pdxR gene encoding MocR-like pyridoxine biosynthesis transcription factor PdxR, which produces MIQKLIDISFIKGGDNRPLYQQLESEIIRLICRGILKPGQALPSSRELARCLQLNRKTVVATYDELNAQGWVESRDRSGVYVSGHLPDTSDRAIDDNGEKWARSLQPGYPLIIKSASDKPIATNPNIDDDTPGTAAPLYRIDDGFPDPRIAPIEQIVREFRRFGKGHLTNRFLMYGPEKGSYRLRVELAKFLNRTRGLQITEKEILITKGTQMAIYLTAQLLIRPGDTVFVPEPGYRDANQTFILAGANLAFIPVDKEGMDVERIEQLCKKKAPRMIYIIPHHHRPTTVTLSADRRMRLMDLAAKYGFALLEDDYDFDYHFTSDPLFPLACLDTGGHVIYAGSFCKSIAPGIRIGFMVAPEAVINEAATIRRLIDRQGERLMEESIAELLSTGEISRHLKKSHKVYQGRLDNACRLLKDQLGEYLTFERPNGGLAIWASYRKGINAREVAVNAGKLGLNISDGSNYFFQSNTSMPYDFVRIGFCSLDETEMAEAINIWKQALTPFALK; this is translated from the coding sequence ATGATCCAAAAACTAATTGACATATCTTTTATAAAAGGTGGGGATAATCGTCCTTTATATCAGCAATTAGAGTCGGAGATTATACGGCTAATTTGTCGCGGGATCTTGAAACCAGGGCAGGCACTTCCGTCTTCAAGAGAACTGGCGCGATGCCTTCAGCTCAATCGTAAAACGGTGGTGGCAACCTACGACGAGCTGAATGCCCAAGGCTGGGTCGAAAGCCGGGACAGAAGCGGCGTTTATGTTTCCGGCCACCTGCCTGATACATCGGATCGCGCAATTGACGACAATGGCGAAAAATGGGCGCGAAGCCTCCAACCGGGCTATCCATTGATCATAAAATCAGCTTCGGATAAACCGATCGCTACAAATCCAAACATCGATGACGATACCCCGGGAACTGCGGCGCCATTATACAGAATCGATGACGGTTTTCCTGATCCCAGAATAGCGCCCATTGAGCAGATCGTGCGGGAATTCAGAAGATTTGGAAAAGGTCACTTAACAAATCGTTTTTTAATGTACGGCCCCGAGAAGGGTTCCTATCGGCTCCGTGTTGAACTCGCTAAATTTTTAAACCGGACCCGGGGCCTGCAGATCACTGAAAAAGAGATACTCATCACTAAAGGAACGCAGATGGCCATCTATCTGACAGCGCAGCTGCTTATCCGACCTGGAGACACGGTATTTGTACCAGAACCCGGCTATAGGGATGCGAATCAAACCTTTATTCTTGCAGGGGCTAATCTTGCATTCATTCCTGTAGATAAAGAAGGTATGGATGTAGAAAGGATTGAACAACTCTGTAAGAAGAAAGCCCCCAGAATGATCTATATTATCCCGCATCACCACCGGCCCACTACAGTTACCCTAAGTGCGGACCGGCGCATGCGATTAATGGACCTGGCTGCCAAATACGGATTTGCTTTGCTGGAAGATGATTACGATTTTGATTATCACTTTACAAGCGATCCTCTTTTTCCCTTGGCGTGTTTAGATACGGGCGGACACGTTATTTATGCAGGTTCCTTTTGTAAAAGCATCGCACCCGGTATCCGGATCGGATTTATGGTGGCACCAGAAGCTGTAATAAACGAAGCCGCGACAATCCGTAGGTTAATAGACCGGCAGGGTGAACGGCTAATGGAAGAGTCGATTGCCGAACTTTTGAGCACGGGTGAAATTTCCCGGCATCTCAAAAAGTCGCATAAGGTTTACCAAGGCCGGTTGGATAATGCATGCCGGTTGCTTAAGGATCAATTGGGAGAATATTTAACATTTGAGCGGCCGAACGGAGGTTTGGCCATCTGGGCATCCTACAGAAAAGGTATAAACGCCAGAGAAGTTGCCGTAAATGCAGGCAAGCTGGGATTAAACATCAGCGACGGCAGTAATTATTTCTTTCAGTCTAACACCTCGATGCCATATGACTTTGTGCGGATAGGTTTCTGTTCATTGGACGAAACAGAAATGGCTGAAGCTATTAATATATGGAAGCAGGCCCTAACTCCATTCGCTCTAAAATAA
- a CDS encoding sensor histidine kinase yields the protein MEDIHNLMQPPIFIKETNDRICSGNHHAGFLEESLGIAFDSADLGYFYVDVIDRKIFVKNTRFKQLFGYIPSDHFTYHDAIDRIHPDYRRVVYEAIEAAMVEGIRFDMEFPITGSCDEHSRWVHGIGSIHHDKKRINNSYFIAFFYETTEKKRNEIRKNDFIIMVSHELKSPLSALSAILQTVALKLKRSNDDYVREAFLKSMSQITKMTNLIDGFLEIPRLDAGKLRLDKSDFDISELIQEQIRETELSISTHSIQFSACDPLFLNADYNKIGYVISNLIRNAIKYSLPGKLIKINCHLADNVVQISVSDEGIGIEPRDKEKLFERYYRAENSFTRHTGGSGIGLYLCAEIIQRHEGKIWVNSQPGVGSIFHFSLPTQITD from the coding sequence ATGGAAGATATTCATAACCTGATGCAGCCCCCAATATTTATAAAGGAAACAAATGACCGGATCTGCTCCGGGAATCACCATGCCGGATTTCTCGAAGAAAGTCTGGGTATCGCCTTTGATTCGGCCGATCTCGGATATTTCTATGTCGATGTAATCGACCGAAAGATATTTGTCAAAAACACGCGGTTTAAACAGCTTTTCGGCTACATTCCAAGCGATCATTTCACTTATCACGATGCTATCGACCGAATTCACCCGGATTATCGCCGGGTTGTATATGAAGCTATTGAGGCGGCAATGGTGGAAGGTATCCGATTCGATATGGAATTTCCGATCACAGGTTCGTGCGACGAACACTCACGTTGGGTTCATGGCATTGGAAGTATTCACCATGATAAAAAGCGTATAAACAATAGCTATTTTATCGCTTTCTTTTATGAAACTACTGAAAAGAAACGGAATGAAATTCGGAAAAATGATTTTATCATCATGGTCAGCCATGAGCTTAAAAGTCCCCTTTCGGCTCTTAGCGCTATCCTCCAGACGGTCGCACTGAAGCTGAAAAGAAGTAATGACGATTATGTCCGGGAAGCCTTTTTAAAATCAATGAGTCAGATTACAAAGATGACTAATCTTATCGACGGGTTCTTAGAGATTCCGAGGCTTGATGCCGGTAAATTAAGGCTTGACAAGAGCGATTTTGATATAAGCGAGCTTATTCAAGAACAGATCCGCGAAACTGAGCTTAGCATTTCCACTCATTCTATTCAGTTTTCCGCTTGTGACCCACTGTTCTTAAATGCTGATTATAATAAAATCGGTTACGTAATCAGTAACCTCATTAGGAACGCGATCAAGTATTCATTACCAGGAAAACTAATAAAGATTAATTGCCATTTGGCGGATAATGTGGTTCAGATAAGTGTGAGCGATGAAGGCATAGGTATAGAGCCGCGGGATAAGGAAAAATTATTCGAACGATATTATCGCGCTGAAAACAGTTTTACCAGGCATACTGGCGGGTCAGGAATAGGTTTATACCTGTGTGCCGAAATCATTCAACGTCATGAAGGCAAGATTTGGGTTAATAGTCAGCCCGGAGTCGGCAGCATATTCCATTTCTCTTTGCCGACTCAAATCACGGATTAA
- a CDS encoding lactate utilization protein yields MNYLATRKSVDKLFENLRHRNFIPHFAVSKEDALAKVISVIPPGSEIATASSVTLKQIGFLDLLNSKKHDWKNFRDNIFTEVDHLKRDELRRESILADYNIQSLQAITENGQLLIASGMGNQLSAIAYASRNIVFVAGLQKVVPTLDSAFERLNEFVLPLENERMKRAGFKEGATLGKYLVFEREIRPRQVHVILVGEVLGF; encoded by the coding sequence ATGAATTACCTCGCTACCCGAAAAAGTGTCGACAAACTCTTTGAAAATTTAAGACACCGGAACTTTATCCCTCATTTTGCAGTGTCAAAGGAGGATGCACTGGCTAAAGTCATTTCGGTTATTCCTCCCGGCTCGGAAATAGCAACAGCATCGTCTGTTACACTGAAACAAATAGGCTTTCTCGATCTCCTCAATTCAAAAAAACATGATTGGAAAAACTTTAGGGATAATATTTTTACCGAAGTCGATCACTTGAAAAGGGATGAGCTACGCAGGGAGAGCATTTTGGCTGACTACAATATCCAAAGTCTTCAGGCCATCACTGAAAACGGACAATTACTTATTGCATCTGGTATGGGAAATCAACTGTCGGCAATTGCTTACGCCAGCCGAAACATTGTGTTCGTTGCCGGTTTACAAAAAGTTGTTCCGACTCTGGATTCTGCATTCGAACGGCTTAACGAATTTGTGCTTCCGTTAGAGAATGAGCGGATGAAACGAGCAGGCTTTAAAGAAGGTGCGACGTTGGGTAAGTATTTGGTTTTTGAAAGAGAAATCAGGCCCCGACAGGTCCATGTCATTCTCGTTGGCGAAGTTTTAGGATTTTGA
- a CDS encoding sigma 54-interacting transcriptional regulator, which translates to MSTKVLIVEDETMVAYDMEIMLKKAGYAVCGIADTVLDALELIEHYKPDIVFIDIYLKSDENGVDLGKRLKNLNIAFIYLSANYQDNIMEWVKATQPYGFLIKPFRESEMLVMLDIALYRHQNSLEAQLRHELILEESFKSIAGQETDWKEKLFGIVKSLQPYLPFDYLVISETVRGSRHDRIFLRRKNYDSYIISSYAEFLELSGLNQTDVDSSSDSNTFIKPGYFNERDFQDLCGSCAIRRALAICFHLRSMLHLPVLSSTGQVINISFYSSGSDAYDVGHLKLMNRLNPTLTLAIEVVLPLQAFNNTENEFSGSDLNGGKGKPAIFKNIIGDCNQLLTILDHVSIAAPIDTSILILGESGTGKEQIAKSIHELSPRKNNSLVIINCASLPINLIESELFGHEKGSFTGAIEKRIGKFELANKGTIFLDEIGELPIEVQGKLLRVLQEQEIERIGGSKTIRINVRVIAATNRNLETEIREGRFRLDLYYRLSVFPIRMPALRERKSDIPKLVTYFCKKFSRKFGKTVSGVSTQVMNSLQSHPWPGNIRELENFVERGVLLSKDNFISEFDHFSFEPGFPLTDKAEQTVPLAKIIDKNLKEHILSVLKQCDGKISGAGGAAEHLGIPATTLHSKIKRLGLKKW; encoded by the coding sequence ATGAGCACTAAAGTATTGATTGTGGAGGACGAGACGATGGTTGCTTACGACATGGAGATAATGTTGAAAAAGGCGGGCTACGCTGTTTGCGGGATTGCCGATACCGTATTAGATGCCCTAGAATTAATTGAACATTATAAACCTGATATCGTATTTATCGACATCTATTTAAAATCTGATGAAAACGGTGTTGATCTAGGTAAGCGATTGAAAAACCTCAATATCGCTTTTATTTATCTTTCCGCTAACTATCAAGACAATATCATGGAATGGGTCAAAGCTACCCAACCGTATGGTTTCCTAATTAAGCCATTTCGAGAAAGCGAAATGCTAGTCATGTTAGACATCGCACTTTATCGTCATCAAAACAGTTTAGAGGCGCAACTCCGACATGAACTGATTTTAGAAGAATCGTTTAAATCTATCGCCGGGCAGGAGACGGATTGGAAGGAAAAACTCTTTGGTATTGTAAAAAGCCTTCAACCATATTTGCCGTTTGATTATTTAGTTATTTCTGAAACAGTTAGAGGATCGCGCCACGACAGAATCTTCCTGCGACGAAAAAACTATGATTCATACATAATCAGCTCGTATGCGGAGTTCCTTGAACTTTCAGGTTTAAATCAAACCGACGTCGATAGTTCAAGCGATAGCAATACTTTTATTAAGCCCGGATATTTTAACGAGAGAGATTTCCAGGATTTATGTGGCAGCTGTGCTATAAGACGAGCGCTCGCTATTTGTTTTCATTTACGATCAATGCTTCATTTGCCTGTTCTTAGTTCCACCGGGCAGGTCATTAACATCTCATTTTATAGCAGTGGGTCTGACGCATATGATGTGGGACATTTAAAATTGATGAATAGGCTTAACCCTACGCTTACGCTCGCCATCGAAGTGGTGTTACCGTTGCAAGCCTTTAATAATACTGAGAATGAATTTTCTGGCAGCGACCTTAACGGCGGAAAAGGTAAACCAGCGATATTTAAAAACATTATTGGTGATTGTAATCAACTCCTTACTATTCTCGATCATGTCAGTATCGCTGCTCCCATCGACACTTCAATATTAATTCTTGGAGAAAGCGGAACAGGTAAAGAACAAATCGCGAAATCTATTCATGAGCTATCTCCGAGGAAAAACAATTCGCTCGTCATTATCAATTGCGCCTCACTACCTATAAATCTTATTGAATCAGAGCTTTTCGGACATGAAAAAGGTTCATTCACCGGGGCAATCGAAAAGCGGATCGGTAAATTTGAATTAGCCAATAAGGGTACTATTTTTCTTGACGAAATTGGCGAGCTGCCTATAGAAGTGCAGGGCAAATTATTGCGAGTGCTGCAGGAACAAGAAATCGAACGAATTGGCGGAAGCAAAACTATACGTATAAATGTTCGGGTGATTGCGGCCACCAACCGGAATCTTGAAACTGAAATCAGAGAAGGACGGTTCCGACTGGATCTTTATTATCGTCTTTCCGTATTTCCGATCAGGATGCCTGCTTTACGTGAAAGAAAATCCGATATCCCTAAGCTCGTCACCTACTTTTGTAAGAAGTTCTCCCGAAAATTTGGCAAAACCGTCTCGGGCGTATCGACCCAGGTTATGAATAGTTTGCAATCCCACCCGTGGCCCGGTAATATTCGTGAATTGGAAAATTTCGTTGAAAGAGGCGTCTTATTATCTAAAGACAACTTCATAAGTGAATTTGACCATTTTTCGTTCGAACCCGGCTTTCCTCTTACCGACAAGGCGGAGCAAACCGTACCGCTTGCGAAAATTATCGATAAAAATTTGAAAGAACATATTTTGTCTGTGCTAAAACAATGCGACGGTAAAATCAGCGGAGCCGGTGGCGCAGCTGAGCATTTAGGAATACCTGCTACAACCTTACATTCGAAAATCAAAAGGCTTGGTCTAAAGAAATGGTAA
- a CDS encoding peroxiredoxin family protein, translated as MQKTNRVSGEKAPELNIPLWIDKTGKKLNKPILLADFPGAFIVLFCFQSWCRGCHLKGFPSLQRMTNALKGNDKVVFLAIQTVFEGRDINTAEKLIEMQKKYNLEIPFGQDDGDASTNNISDIMFNYRTGGTPWFIFIDKNRNIVFSDFHLNVENAIEFLENYKP; from the coding sequence ATGCAAAAAACTAATCGCGTTTCGGGCGAAAAAGCTCCGGAATTGAATATACCATTGTGGATAGATAAAACCGGCAAAAAATTGAATAAGCCGATACTGCTTGCTGATTTTCCGGGAGCATTTATTGTCTTGTTTTGCTTCCAAAGTTGGTGCAGAGGTTGTCACCTAAAAGGTTTTCCTTCATTACAACGTATGACAAACGCCCTAAAAGGAAACGACAAAGTGGTTTTTCTGGCTATCCAGACCGTCTTTGAAGGAAGAGATATTAACACTGCTGAAAAGCTAATAGAGATGCAGAAAAAATACAACCTTGAAATTCCGTTTGGTCAGGATGACGGCGATGCCTCAACAAATAATATTTCCGATATCATGTTCAATTATAGAACTGGTGGAACTCCCTGGTTTATTTTCATCGACAAAAATCGGAATATAGTATTTAGTGACTTCCACCTGAATGTGGAGAATGCTATTGAATTTCTCGAAAATTATAAGCCATGA